GCGAGCCCAGAATATATCCAGGACATGATCCCTAATGTCACGAACCCTGGCTTCCAGCAAGGTATCTCGCAGGTCGGTATCACCGCAAGCTGGCCGATTGTCGAGCGTTGGGCGGTGGTTGGCGCTTATTATTACGACACCAAAGCCAATCAGCCGGCAAACCAACTGATTGGTTTACAGTATAATACCTGTTGTTGGGCCGTGAGCGTCGGTTATGAACGTAAAATTACCGACTGGAACAGCGCCAGCCGCAGCAGCGAATACGACAACAAAGTGTCATTTAATATCGAATTACGTGGTTTAAGCAGCAATTACAGTCTGGGTTCCGAAAAAATGCTTCGCTCGGGTATTTTGCCTTACCAGCGCGCATTCTGATGTCATCCAGAGTGCTTAGCCGATAAGGGCAAACAGGCTGTCTCACTGAAACGTTGGAACTTTTAACCCGCCTTGCGGATGAAATAATGGGAAAGGTATGAAGAACTGGAGAACGCTTATTCTCGGATTGGCACTGAGTGCCTCTACCGCGTTCGCAGCACCACAGGTGGTTGATAAAGTCGCAGCAGTGGTCGACAACAGCGTCGTGTTGGAAAGTGATGTAAACAGTCTTTTGCAGTCGGTAAAACTGAATGCCCAGCAGGCCGGGCAGCAGTTGCCTGATGATGCCACGCTGCGTCATCAAATTACCGATCGCCTGATCATGGATAACATCATCCTGCAAATGGCGCAGAAGATGGGTATCCAAGTGACGGATGAGCAGTTGAATCAGGCGATTACCAATATTGCCGCTCAGAACCGGATGTCTCTGGACCAGCTAAAAAGCCAATTGGCTCATGAAGGTCTGAACTACAACACCTACCGTAACCAGATTCGTAAAGAGATGCTGATTTCGGAAGTGCGTAACAACGAAGTCCGTCGTCGCATTACCGTACTGCCTCAGGAAGTCGATACGCTGGCTAAGCAAATCGCCACCCAGACCGGTGAAAACGATGAGCTGAACCTGAGCCACATTCTGATCCCATTACCGGAAAACCCGACTCAGCAGCAGGTTGATGAAGCGGAAAATCTGGCAACATCGCTGGTGAAGCAAATCAGTGACGGTGCGGATTTTGGTAAGCTGGCCATCACTTATTCATCTGATTCTCAGGCGCTGAAAGGCGGCCAAATGGGTTGGGGTAAGCTGCAAGAGATCCCAACGCTGTTTGCTGAACGCTTAACACAGGCGCAGAAAGGTCAGGTCGTTGGCCCGATCCGTTCTGGTGTAGGTTTCCACATTCTAAAAGTGAACGATATTCGCGGCGGTAACAAAAGCGTATCGGTAACTGAAACGCATGCTCGCCATATGCTGATCAAACCGTCTGTCGTCATGACGGACAGTCAGGCGCAAGCCAAGCTGGCCGAAGTGGCACAGCAGATCAAAAACGGCAGCACCGATTTTGCCTCACAAGCCAAACTGCTCTCCCAGGATCCTGGTTCAGCGAATCAGGGCGGCGACCTTGGCTGGGCTTCTCCAGATATGTACGATCCGGCCTTCCGCGATGCGTTGTTGAAACTGAAGAAAGGCGAAATCAGTCAGCCTGTTCATTCCTCTTTTGGCTGGCACCTGATTCAGTTGCTAGACACCCGTCAGGTTGATAAAACCGACGCGGCGCAAAAAGAGCAAGCGTACCGTATGATCTTTAACCGTAAATTCGCTGAAGAAGCGCAAACCTGGATGCAGGAACAGCGTGCGGCGGCCTATGTCAAAGTGATTAATGGTGCCAGTAACTAATGCAGATTGAAACTCATGCAGACTGAGAGCAATACGCCACGCGTTGTGATCACCCCCGGCGAACCCGCTGGGATTGGCCCCGATCTGGTGATTGCTCTGGCTCAGCAGGCCTGGCCTGTAGAGCTCGTGATCTGTGCGGATCCTGACCTGTTACTCGGTCGCGCATTGCAGCTGTCTATGCCGCTGACACTGCGTGACTATCAACCCGGTCAGCCCGCACAGCCACAACAGGCGGGTAGCCTGACTATCCTGTCTATCGCCGCACCGGCAACCATCATTCCAGGCCAATTGAATGTCGCTAACAGCGCTTATGTGGTTGAAACGTTGACGCGTGCTTGCGATGGCTGCCTGAATGGTGAATTCGCCGCGCTGATTACCGGCCCAGTGCATAAAGGCATTATCAACGATGCCGGCGTCTCCTTCAGCGGACACACTGAGTTTTTCGCCGATCGCAGCCGCTGTGACCGTGTCGTCATGATGCTGGCAACAGAAGAACTGCGCGTCGCCTTAGCGACCACGCATCTTCCGCTTGCAGCCGTTTCTGCGGCGATTACCCGCCAGAGCTTGCACGAAGTCATCACGATTTTGCATCATGATTTGCAGACAAAATTCGGCATCGCTCAACCGCAGATTTATGTCTGTGGGCTAAATCCTCATGCCGGTGAAGGCGGCCATATGGGCCGTGAAGAGCTGGATGTAATTAACCCCGCGCTGGACGAACTCCGGCAGCAGGGCATCACGCTGGTTGGGCCGTTGCCTGCCGACACGCTTTTCCAGCCCAAGTATCTGCAACACGCTGACGCCGTTTTGGCGATGTACCACGATCAAGGGCTCCCGGTTCTGAAATATCAGGGCTTCGGGCGCGCCGTTAATATCACGCTGGGGTTACCTTTTATTCGTACGTCGGTCGATCACGGTACAGCGCTTGAGCTGGCCGCAACCGGCAGCGCCGACCCCGGCAGCTTCATCACGGCATTAAATCTTGCCATTAAAATGATAAAACACAGTAATGAATAATCGCGTACACCAAGGTCACTTCGCCCGTAAACGTTTTGGGCAAAACTTTTTAAACGATCACTTCGTGATCGATAGCATCGTTTCGGCGATTCATCCTCAACCGGGTCAAGCGATCGTTGAGATCGGTCCCGGCCTCGGCGCGTTGACGGCGCCTGTTGGCGATCGGATGGATCGTTTTACTGTTATTGAGCTGGATAGGGATCTGGCAGCGCGCCTGGAAACGCATCCGACGCTGAAAGACAAGCTGACGATTATTCAGCAAGATGCCATGACGATCGATTTCGCCGCGCTCTCTGAACAGGCTGGACAACCGCTGCGTGTTTTTGGCAACCTGCCGTATAATATTTCCACACCGCTGATGTTCCACTTGTTCACCTATACTCAATCTATCCGCGACATGCACTTTATGTTGCAGAAAGAGGTGGTTAACCGCTTGGTGGCAGGGCCGAACAGTAAAGCCTTTGGACGCCTGAGCGTCATGGCACAGTATTATTGTCAGATAATCCCGGTGCTTGAAGTGCCACCGGAGGCCTTCAAGCCCGCGCCTAAAGTTGATTCTGCCGTAGTGCGACTCGTTCCTCATGCCGAGATCCCCTATCCAGTCAAGGATATCCGCGTATTGAGCCGCATCACGACGGAAGCGTTTAACCAGCGCCGTAAGACATTGCGTAACAGTCTAGGCAACCTGTTCACCCCAGAAATCCTCACCGAGCTGGGGATCAATGTCACCAGTCGCGCAGAGAATGTGACCGTTGAGCAATATTGCCGATTGGCGAACTGGCTGAGCGAGCATCCTGCAAAACAGGAATAACTGGAGTTCATCATGATTAATGCGCCCCGTGTTTGTTTACAGGTTCAAAGCTTCTACGTGGAATCACAGTCGGAGCCTGATGAAGAACGTTTCGTGTTTGCTTACACGATTACGATCCGCAATCTGGGGCGTCATGAAGTCCAGCTTTTGGGGCGTTATTGGCAGATCACCAACGGTAACGGTCGCCAGACTGAAGTTCAGGGTGAAGGCGTCGTCGGCGAACAGCCGATTATCCAGCCCGGCGGCGAATTCCACTATACCAGCGGTGCCGTCATAGAAACGCCTCTTGGCACGATGGAAGGCCACTACCATATGGTTGACCATCAAGGTAAAGCGTTTCAGGTCCCAATCCCCGTTTTCCGTCTGGCTATCCCTTCACTGATACATTAATTATGTCTACCTATTTAGTTGGCGATATTCACGGCTGTTACGTTGAACTCAACGCGCTATTGGCGCAAGTTTCCTTTAATCCAGAGCAAGATACACTTTGGTTAACGGGTGATTTAGTCGCACGGGGGCCCGATTCGCTTCAGGTTCTGCGCTTTGTTCGTTCTCTCGGTTCTTCTGTCCGTATGGTGCTTGGCAATCACGATCTGCACCTGCTGGCCGTTTATGCCGGTATCAGCCGTAATAAGCCGAAAGATCGTCTCAACGACCTCTTCACCGCACCGGACGCCGATGAGCTTATCAACTGGCTACGTCGCCAGCCGATTCTACAGGTTGATGAAGAGTTGAAGCTGGTGATGGCGCACGCGGGCATCACGCCGCAGTGGGATCTGCCGACGGCGCTTATGTGTGCACGCGAAGTCGAGTCGATCCTGAGCAGCGACAGCTACCCACTTTTCCTCGATGCCATGTATGGCGATATGCCGAACCACTGGAGCACGGAGCTCAGCGGTCTGGCTCGTCTACGCTTTAGCACCAATGTCTTTACCCGTATGCGCTACTGCTTTTCCGGTGGACAACTGGATATGCTGTGTAAAGAGCCACCGGGTCAGGCACCTTCTCTGCTAAAACCGTGGTTTGAGCTGCCGAGCCAGGTTACCGGGGAATACGCCATTGCGTTCGGCCATTGGGCCTCGCTGGAAGGGAAAGGCACGCCGGAAAACATTTACGCGCTGGATACCGGGTGCTGTTGGGGGGGAGATCTGACGATGCTGCGTTGGGACGATAAGCGCTATTTCGCGCAACCGTCGCTTTCATCAAACACTTCATCAACTGACGAGCTTTCTGGCGATAGCGCGCCCTTATCGGGTGAGTAAAGGCTCGAAAGCCGTTGCTCCATCGCCAACCGTGCCAAAGTCATAAAAAGGGGAAAGTCGTCTCAGACTGAGCCTTTTTGGATGATGGTACGGCCAGTGGTTGAGAAGCCGCAGAGCATTGCACCACCAACATCCCTATAATGATTAACGCGACACCCGCGATTCGCCCCAGCGTCGCAGGCTTCACCGCCAACCCCATCAAACCAACATGATCGATCATCAGCGATGCCACCACCTGACCAGCAATCACGCAGACAATAAAACCTGAGGCACCTAGCTTTGGCGTCAGCAATAACGCGGCGGTGATATAAGCCACGCCCGCCACGCCGCCCAGCCAGATCCACCACGGCCCCTGTAAGGCATTACCCAGTGTTGGTGTGGGCACCCGAGCAGCAAACAGAATCGGCAGCAGCACGCAGATGCTGACCAGCAGGGACACCAGCGTTGCCCAAAGCGGATGGCCTAACGATCGCCCCAGTGCCGCATTACTGGCGGCCTGAAAAGGCACAATGCTCCCAGCGAATACCGCAATACCCAGCGGCAACAATAATGAGAGAGAAAAAGAAGAGAATAACGACATGGAGCCCCCTGATTCACAATATAAGTTCACAACGTAATTGGGATGTTCCAATACTCCATCATCCATTAAACTGATGGAAATTCGTAATTCATACGGAAGGCATT
This genomic interval from Pectobacterium aquaticum contains the following:
- the apaH gene encoding bis(5'-nucleosyl)-tetraphosphatase (symmetrical) ApaH — protein: MSTYLVGDIHGCYVELNALLAQVSFNPEQDTLWLTGDLVARGPDSLQVLRFVRSLGSSVRMVLGNHDLHLLAVYAGISRNKPKDRLNDLFTAPDADELINWLRRQPILQVDEELKLVMAHAGITPQWDLPTALMCAREVESILSSDSYPLFLDAMYGDMPNHWSTELSGLARLRFSTNVFTRMRYCFSGGQLDMLCKEPPGQAPSLLKPWFELPSQVTGEYAIAFGHWASLEGKGTPENIYALDTGCCWGGDLTMLRWDDKRYFAQPSLSSNTSSTDELSGDSAPLSGE
- the pdxA gene encoding 4-hydroxythreonine-4-phosphate dehydrogenase PdxA gives rise to the protein MQTESNTPRVVITPGEPAGIGPDLVIALAQQAWPVELVICADPDLLLGRALQLSMPLTLRDYQPGQPAQPQQAGSLTILSIAAPATIIPGQLNVANSAYVVETLTRACDGCLNGEFAALITGPVHKGIINDAGVSFSGHTEFFADRSRCDRVVMMLATEELRVALATTHLPLAAVSAAITRQSLHEVITILHHDLQTKFGIAQPQIYVCGLNPHAGEGGHMGREELDVINPALDELRQQGITLVGPLPADTLFQPKYLQHADAVLAMYHDQGLPVLKYQGFGRAVNITLGLPFIRTSVDHGTALELAATGSADPGSFITALNLAIKMIKHSNE
- a CDS encoding DMT family transporter; the encoded protein is MSLFSSFSLSLLLPLGIAVFAGSIVPFQAASNAALGRSLGHPLWATLVSLLVSICVLLPILFAARVPTPTLGNALQGPWWIWLGGVAGVAYITAALLLTPKLGASGFIVCVIAGQVVASLMIDHVGLMGLAVKPATLGRIAGVALIIIGMLVVQCSAASQPLAVPSSKKAQSETTFPFL
- the surA gene encoding peptidylprolyl isomerase SurA; its protein translation is MKNWRTLILGLALSASTAFAAPQVVDKVAAVVDNSVVLESDVNSLLQSVKLNAQQAGQQLPDDATLRHQITDRLIMDNIILQMAQKMGIQVTDEQLNQAITNIAAQNRMSLDQLKSQLAHEGLNYNTYRNQIRKEMLISEVRNNEVRRRITVLPQEVDTLAKQIATQTGENDELNLSHILIPLPENPTQQQVDEAENLATSLVKQISDGADFGKLAITYSSDSQALKGGQMGWGKLQEIPTLFAERLTQAQKGQVVGPIRSGVGFHILKVNDIRGGNKSVSVTETHARHMLIKPSVVMTDSQAQAKLAEVAQQIKNGSTDFASQAKLLSQDPGSANQGGDLGWASPDMYDPAFRDALLKLKKGEISQPVHSSFGWHLIQLLDTRQVDKTDAAQKEQAYRMIFNRKFAEEAQTWMQEQRAAAYVKVINGASN
- the rsmA gene encoding 16S rRNA (adenine(1518)-N(6)/adenine(1519)-N(6))-dimethyltransferase RsmA, coding for MNNRVHQGHFARKRFGQNFLNDHFVIDSIVSAIHPQPGQAIVEIGPGLGALTAPVGDRMDRFTVIELDRDLAARLETHPTLKDKLTIIQQDAMTIDFAALSEQAGQPLRVFGNLPYNISTPLMFHLFTYTQSIRDMHFMLQKEVVNRLVAGPNSKAFGRLSVMAQYYCQIIPVLEVPPEAFKPAPKVDSAVVRLVPHAEIPYPVKDIRVLSRITTEAFNQRRKTLRNSLGNLFTPEILTELGINVTSRAENVTVEQYCRLANWLSEHPAKQE
- the apaG gene encoding Co2+/Mg2+ efflux protein ApaG, coding for MINAPRVCLQVQSFYVESQSEPDEERFVFAYTITIRNLGRHEVQLLGRYWQITNGNGRQTEVQGEGVVGEQPIIQPGGEFHYTSGAVIETPLGTMEGHYHMVDHQGKAFQVPIPVFRLAIPSLIH